The following are encoded together in the Glycine max cultivar Williams 82 chromosome 8, Glycine_max_v4.0, whole genome shotgun sequence genome:
- the PAD4 gene encoding Lipase-like PAD4-like (The RefSeq protein has 5 substitutions compared to this genomic sequence), translating into MRMASNETSPFESREMLASFVSSTPLLSDSWRLCTQANATPFLTFVTERVGASVYVAFSGVHMAGESDPNWRNLTPLYSIGGLPLFSSRRSKEWEEPVMVHAGILNLFFSLFNSFQNQMLEIVGNKDTKSVVITGHSIGGATASLCTLWLLSYLQSISSSVSILCITYGAPLIGNESFSQTIFKERWGGNFCHVVSKHDIMPRLLFAPITSLSTQLNSLLQFWHLSMTSPDFGKLANQISEKEKDKLFTAVMDYLEAATQDGEKSAPILFHPFGSYFFVSEEGAVCVDSPSAIIKMMHLMLATSSPASSIEDHLKYGDYVNKMSAQTLYQSNSMQKNIPDSSYEAGLELAIQSSGIANQEPAITSAKECLKTTRRMGPSPTLNAASLAVSLSKVVPYRAQIEWYKTWCDEQDDQMGYYDSFKSRDSPSSKRDMKININRCKLARFWNNVIDMLERGELPHDFDKRAKWVNTSHFYKLLVEPLDIADIYGKGMHRTKGHYMQHGRERRYEIFDRWWKDETVTTGKEENKERSKFASLTQDSCFWARVEEARDWLNCVRSERDTNKLALLWDKIENFEKYAIDLIENKEVSGDVLFKNSSYSIWVEDLRELKQLKAKVQRFPRQFTGFLDGEVVP; encoded by the exons ATGCGCATGGCTTCCAACGAAACTTCACC GTTTGAGTCTCGCGAGATGCTCGCATCCTTCGTCTCGTCCACGCCCCTGCTGTCGGACTCATGGCGCCTCTGCACCCAGGCCAACGCCACTCCCTTCCTGACCTTCGTGACTGAGCGTGTCGGCGCCTCCGTGTATGTGGCTTTCTCCGGCGTCCATATGGCCGGCGAGTCCGACCCGAACTGGAGAAATTTGACTCCTTTGTACAGCATCGGCGGCCTGCCTCTGTTTTCGTCTCGGCGGAGCAAGGAATGGGAGGAACCGGTCATGGTTCATGCTGGCATCCTCAATctcttcttttcacttttcaattCTTTCCAGAACCAG ATGTTGGAAATAGTGGGAAACAAAGACACTAAATCAGTTGTCATCACTGGCCATTCCATTGGAGGAGCCACTGCTTCTTTGTGCACTCTTTGGCTTCTGTCTTACCTCCAATCCATCTCTTCATCTGTGTCAATATTGTGCATCACTTATGGGGCACCGTTGATTGGGAACGAGTCCTTTTCCCAAACCATTTTCAAAGAAAGATGGGGTGGCAACTTCTGCCACGTGGTGTCAAAGCATGACATAATGCCAAggttgctctttgcccctataaCCTCTCTCTCTACCCAGCTAAATTCCCTGCTACAGTTTTGGCACTTGTCCATGACTTCACCAGATTTTGGGAAGCTTGCAAATCAGATAtctgaaaaagagaaagataagtTGTTCACTGCTGTAATGGATTACTTGGAAGCAGCAACACAAGATGGAGAAAAATCAGCGCCAATTTTGTTTCACCCTTTTGGGAGCTACTTTTTTGTCTCAGAAGAAGGAGCAGTGTGTGTGGATAGTCCATCCGCTATTATAAAGATGATGCACTTGATGCTTGCAACTAGTTCTCCAGCTAGTAGTATTGAGGACCATCTGAAGTACGGAGATTATGTTAATAAAATGTCTGCACAAACATTGTATCAGAGCAACTCCATGCAAAAGAACATCCCTGACTCAAGCTATGAAGCAGGGCTTGAATTGGCCATTCAGTCCTCTGGCATAGCAAACCAG GAACCAGCTATTACATCCGCCAAGGAATGTCTGAAGACAACAAGGAGAATGGGTCCTTCACCAACCCTGAATGCTGCAAGCCTGGCAGTTAGCTTATCCAAGGTGGTACCTTATAGAGCGCAAATAGAATGGTACAAGACTTGGTGCGATGAGCAAGACGACCAAATGGGTTATTACGACTCATTCAAAAGCAGGGACTCTTCCAGTTCCAAAAGGGACATGAAAATCAACATCAACCGTTGCAAGCTTGCCAGGTTTTGGAACAACGTTATTGACATGTTGGAAAGGGGAGAGCTACCTCATGATTTTGACAAGAGAGCCAAGTGGGTGAATACTTCACACTTCTATAAGCTATTGGTTGAGCCACTAGACATTGCTGAATATTATGGGAAGGGGATGCATAGAACCAAGGGCCATTACATGCAGCATGGTAGAGAGAGAAGATATGAGATTTTTGATAGGTGGTGGAAGGATAAAACGGTTACTACTGGTAGAGAAGAAAACAAGGAGAGGAGCAAATTTGCTAGTTTGACCCAAGATTCATGCTTTTGGGCCAGAGTGGAGGAAGCAAGGGACTGGTTGAATTGTGTTAGAAGCGAGAGAGACACTAACAAGTTGGCTCTATTGTGGGATAAgattgaaaattttgagaaatatgCCAtagatttaattgaaaataaggaAGTGTCTGGTGATGTTCTCTTTAAGAATTCAAGTTACAGTATATGGGTGGAGGATTTAAGAGAATTGAAACAACTGAAAGCTAAGGTGCAAAGGTTTCCTCGTCAGTTTACCGGTTTTCTAGATGGGGAAGTAGTTCCTTAG